One Solea solea chromosome 5, fSolSol10.1, whole genome shotgun sequence genomic window carries:
- the zdhhc13 gene encoding putative palmitoyltransferase ZDHHC13 produces the protein MDWTENGSDHSHMRDGCHHGHASHSHSHGPRAAAFGGMAHPFMPAFHGPFGKSTDETMELTQQPKKRSHMDDSSSWDIVKATQFGILERCKELVDAGYDIRQPDKENVTLLHWAAINNRAELVKYYMSKGAIVDQLGGDLNSTPLHWAIRQGHLAMVIQLMRYGADPSIADGEGYHALHLAILFQHMAIAAYLMAKGEEVDSPDCNGQTPLMLAAQKIIGPEPTSFLIKNNASVSAVDKVNRNTPLHCAVLAGNVDAAHILLDAGASVDADNINGHTPLDLAHQVHSPLLIHMLNRVKQERIRSNSRCLRLINRYKVILQFLFCTAMLGSVGSTVDMNSESWLLKGILLACVMGVANLVSRNFPSPDFQSLLPATSLMASVFWMLVTWCLWFMPDGPSTTVQVLFTLNAAALLYYYFRTCRTDPGFIKATEEEKKMNVLVLAEAGCLDPRIFCTSCMIKKPMRAHHCFSCDACVAKQDHHSVWTNSCIGARNHYYFVLFLLSLMLMGVWMFYGCLVYLSTHCALHYEEQGLWGVVSALVGCSPWLLCILLLAFYHTCWSCLILLLQLYQIAFLGLTTAERTSLTLHQRKLRQPVSLRQNPYNLGVVRNLVSFFQLRCCGLFKPAVIDWTQQFPAGHDQHMLGQTDMV, from the exons ATGGACTGGACTGAGAACGGCAGC GATCACAGTCACATGCGTGACGGCTGCCACCATGGACATGCAAGTCATTCACATAGTCATGGGCCGAGAGCAGCTGCTTTTGGCGGGATGGCACATCCCTTCATGCCAGCTTTTCACGGGCCATTTGGCAAGAGCACAGATGAGACGATggaactaactcagcagccaaaGAAACGGTCACACATggacgacagcagcagctgggACATAGTGAAGGCGACGCA GTTCGGTATCCTTGAGCGGTGTAAGGAGCTGGTGGATGCAGGATATGACATCAGGCAGCCTGACAAAGAGAATGTGACTCTGCTGCACTGGGCAGCCATTAACAACCGCGCTGAGCTGGTCAA ATATTATATGTCAAAAGGGGCGATAGTTGATCAGCTCGGTGGAGACTTGAACTCTACTCCTCTTCACTGGGCCATAAG gcAGGGCCACCTTGCCATGGTGATCCAGCTGATGAGATATGGAGCAGATCCGTCCATCGCTGATGGAGAAGGTTACCACGCTCTCCACCTTGCCATCCTCTTCCAGCACATGGCCATAGCAGCTTATCTGATGGCTAAAGGAGAG GAAGTTGACAGTCCTGACTGCAACGGACAAACACCACTGATGTTAGCAGCCCAGAAGATCATTGG GCCTGAACCCACCAGCTTCCTCATCAAGAATAATGCTTCTGTGAGCGCCGTGGACAAGGTGAACAGAAACACTCCGCTGCACTGCGCTGTGCTGGCAGGAAACGTAGATGCCGCCCACATCCTGCTAGATGCTGGAGCCAGTGTGGACGCAGATAACATCAAC GGACACACTCCCCTAGATTTGGCCCACCAGGTTCACAGCCCACTGCTCATTCACATGCTAAACCGTGTCAAACAAGAGAGGATTCGCTCCAACTCGCGCTGTCTGCGGCTCATCAACAGATACAAG GTGATTCTGCAGTTTCTGTTCTGCACAGCCATGCTTGGAAGTGTAGGTTCAACTGTTGATATGAACTCGGAGTCCTGGTTACTCAAAGGGATCCTGCTGGCTTGTGTGATGGGTGTGGCCAATCTGGTGTCAAG GAATTTCCCGAGTCCAGACTTTCAGTCTCTGCTGCCAGCAACATCTCTCATGGCTTCAGTTTTTTGGATGCTTGTCACCTGGTGCCTGTGGTTTATGCCAG ATGGACCGAGCACCACCGTTCAGGTTCTGTTCACTCTGAATGCCGCTGCTCTGCTCTACTACTACTTCCGCACCTGCAGAACCGACCCTGGCTTCATCAAGgcaacagaagaagagaagaaaatg AATGTCTTGGTGTTGGCTGAAGCTGGCTGTCTGGACCCCAGAATATTCTGCACCTCTTGCATG ATAAAGAAACCAATGAGAGCGCACCACTGCTTCTCCTGTGATGCTTGTGTGGCGAAGCAGGACCATCACTCTGTCTGGACCAACAGCTGCATTG GTGCGAGGAACCATTACTACTTTGTCCTCTTCCTGTTGTCCCTTATGCTGATGGGAGTCTGGATGTTCTATGGCTGTCTCGTGT ACTTGTCGACTCACTGTGCGCTGCATTATGAAGAGCAGGGCCTGTGGGGTGTGGTCTCTGCCCTGGTCGGCTGCTCTCCCTGGCTGCTCTGTATCCTCCTGTTGGCATTTTACCATACCTGCTGGTCCTGCTtgatcctgctgctgcagctctacCAG ATAGCATTTCTGGGACTGACCACAGCAGAGCGCACAAGCCTGACGTTACACCAGAGGAAGCTTCGGCAGCCTGTCTCCTTAAGACAGAATCCATACAA TCTGGGTGTGGTGAGGAACTTGGTGTCCTTTTTCCAGCTGCGTTGTTGTGGCCTCTTCAAACCTGCCGTCATCGACTGGACGCAGCAGTTTCCAGCCGGCCACGACCAGCACATGTTGGGACAAACAGACATGGTGTGA